Below is a genomic region from Drosophila albomicans strain 15112-1751.03 chromosome 2R, ASM965048v2, whole genome shotgun sequence.
TTATTTTTCTTGAAGGCGTAAAAATGTGTCAGCAATTCTCTCCTTCATTAATGAAGggttataaattattttaaatttgtagctcggttaaaataaaaatcagaattggatacaatttcaattatttatgtatcgatatcaattctaatttattacattattataatCATAGACTTCAAAAAAGACGACTAGAGCTAGGATTACGTCAATTAGGTGGCTGCTTAGGTATTCATTTCTGAAATTCAATAGTAGCCATCACTAATTTCTTCGCCATGCGAAATAACTCAAAAAGTGAGGAAGAAAAATGAGaagtatatttatgtgtatatttttcgCTTGTTtctatgcaattttaattcataCAGTTATGGTACAAAATATACGTAATCAATAACAATAGTTCAAATATCATTCGTATTTTAGAGTTGGctataattacaataacaCAAACGGTGCCAGTTATTCGTAGTCGTAGTGTTAATTAACATATCTATGTAGTTCTGTTCTAATCGAATAACTGGCAATTTGTACtgccaaatgaaaaatttttggaatttttgcaGTGGCTGCGAAGATAACAGAAAATTTAGTTTAGAGCAACTTTTATCCTAAATCGATTCCTTAGTTGCTGGCGATCGTTGATGATGGTGCGTGGGATGGGAAGAGCTACTCTGTTGTTCAGTGCTCGAATAGCATTGTCATGACTGCCATTAAAGCGATGCCAAAGATCAAAGCCAGCAGCTGTTTGACCGACTCCACGCGTTCCTCCTCCTTCAAGAGATCTGGTAATACTGTGACCAACGAAATGTGCAAAAATCCGCCAGCGGTGAATGGCATGATCCAGGATGTGCGCGCCTCTGCAAAGATTAAGATTAGATAAAGAGAGAAATTCTTTACAGTGGTTGCCAAGTTGACTTACCCATTGCTGAAGTAACGCCGGAGCCGCCAATGGCGACGAGAGCGCCCAATAAACCGGCGCCGGCGGTCAGCAATTGGGCGCGTGCTGCATCCCAGCGACTGAAGCCGGATTTAAGCAGTATGGCGAAATCGCCCACTTCGTGTGGAATTTCATGGACTGCAAGCAAAGTGAATTAGCCtcgaaaacacaaaatataatatggaATTGCTTACGCAGTATGGCGAAAGTGGCCAGCACTCCGTGCCTAAACGAGACGAGGAAAGAACCCGCAACCGCGAGTCCGTGTGTAAAGTTATCAATGGAATTGGCCAGCAGATTCAAGTAGCCAGCCACCTTCTTGGGCTGCTCCTTCGGACCCTTGGCCTTCTCCTCGCGTTCACGCAAAAAGCACACCTTATCCACATCCTCAATGTCACAGGCGCCACAGCTATCTACGGTCTGGCCTTCGGGCAATTTGCCGCCATGACGACGCAACAGACAATTCGCAATCTCCACACACTTGGGCTGTGGATTCTCCTCGTCGGCGCTCGTGTAGCCCGAGAAGATTTTCTCGACGATTGTGAAGATGAGTATTCCGGAAAGCACCCACAAACCGGAGCGCAGCGATGGATGACCGTCGGAGCCTGCAAATAGCAGAGAAAAACCACAAGGTGGGGAATTACCTTATCTGCATTTGGTAgcaacaaaagagagagaatgaaagaTTACTCACTCTGGTTATCGCCCTCCCAGGCTTCTGGCAGTAAATGTAGGAAAACATCACCCAACAGTCCGCCCACCGCAAAGCTGAGCAGCACACGCAAAAACTTTGACTCAGACGCTGATaaagtaatgaaaataataattaacattgtTGTGGTCATATTGCAAGGGGAATTAACTTACGATCTTTATAGCCCTCCTTGGCTAGTTTCTCGTTTGTGGGTATGATGAGCAATGGAAAGATGCCGCTGAGACCGATCACAACGGAGCCGAGCAGCGAGAATACCCACGGTGTGTACTCCATGCTCTTTATGTATTCGGGCACATATTGATTCACCAGATTCGCATAGATCATGCCAAAGTGTTCATCGAAAAAACTGCTGCTCGCATTCATTGTGGTGATGAGAATGTCTTTAATCTGTTGGCTTTGTTTTCtactattttgatttattggaCTTAAAAATGTCTTTGGTATTTAGCTAATGGCCGCAATCAGTTCCTGGTCATGTCTTCCAGTggatgcaaacaatttgtctTTATAGAAACCTGCAAGAAACAAGAAACGATGTaatcatctttttttttaattttcgaattttaattCAGTATAGATATTATTTTcctataaacaacaaatagaaaCTGAAATTTCCCAGCCAAGTCGCCTAGCAACCGACTCGAAGCAGTGCAGCAAAATCATTTGCTAATACCAGATTGATGTCCAAATCCTCGCGATGCGCGTCACAACAGTCGATAGCCAACTGAGCTGGCCACAAGCTGCTTCACTCTTGACTGACTCTGACTGACACCCTGAACGATAAGATCGCGGCTACATAGTGTAAAAGCACTCGAGTAGCCCAGCTTATAGACTTATGACTAGATAACTGATAACCGTGTAAAAAGTGACAGTTTATCAAGAGTCCTCTAATACCTCAGCGAGTGTGGACTGTTCTCTCAAAGTTTTCTAAAGATCGAACTCACTTCAAGTCATTTACTACACATTAATAATTGCAGcaattaagtatttaatttcttaaaggattaaatgaataaatagaCTTAATAAATGTTGCATTAATAGCCAATTTTAAGCGCAGTtgatattcattaaatatttactgaaCACTTTAAGAAGGAGTATCAACAATTTTAAGCACAGCTCATAGCTGCCAATATAGAAATAAGATATTAATGTTGTCTTAAGATATTAATGGAAAAATGCGTCTAATAAACTGatatgcaatttgcaaatatttgaggATTAATTTTCTAATAGCTTTAAGATTTAATATCCCAAATTTTAAGCAGAGTTTTAAGTTGCCACtttagaaattaaatgaaagtcAAATTAAGCTAGTGGAATTTTATAAAAGTTCGCCTAAGTTTGATatgaaatttgcaataaaacatttttgaattaatatcGCACTTTTTTACACTTTTGAAGCTATGGATGGTATTCgatttgtaataatttaatgcGCCTAAGCTTCATTTGTAATTTGCAAAGATattttaatctatttattaaTCACTTTAAAAGCCTCGGCgtaatgtttgtttgttcatAGTTTCATAGACGCAAAACTGCCCTGAATTTTGTAATATGATCACACAATGTGACAGCTATCGAGTTGTGCTCAAGGAAAACGagcaatttattgcaaattcaaattaacacAAATTCAAAACAGTTTATCAAGCAAGCTCACACACTTTGTGGAAAGTCTGGAACAACACAACGAAATACAATCTGATATTCACTCCGTATCCGTATCCGAATCAGAATCTGAATCAGTTGGCGATCACAAGGAGACTGAACGCTGGTCAACGAATTCTAGCTGGCATTTTGGCTAGTTACTTGGGAAGTGTCGAAGACCTGTGTGCACCTGTGATTTACGACACACTCTGAATCAGTTCGCTTCAGTATTAGTTTTGTTCGATTTGATGTGCACAGCACAATGCAGcttaaattgttcaatttcTGGCGATAAGATACATACTACCGTACTACCGAGTATACCGAATATAAATAGACGACGCCGCGCTCAAAATGGCAATAGGCGAGAGCGTGTAGACAGACGATGGTAAGCAGATATACCAAGTACTTAGTACCCCATGATTAACATGGGGCCTAACGAAAATG
It encodes:
- the LOC117574062 gene encoding zinc transporter ZIP13 homolog, with protein sequence MNASSSFFDEHFGMIYANLVNQYVPEYIKSMEYTPWVFSLLGSVVIGLSGIFPLLIIPTNEKLAKEGYKDPSESKFLRVLLSFAVGGLLGDVFLHLLPEAWEGDNQSSDGHPSLRSGLWVLSGILIFTIVEKIFSGYTSADEENPQPKCVEIANCLLRRHGGKLPEGQTVDSCGACDIEDVDKVCFLREREEKAKGPKEQPKKVAGYLNLLANSIDNFTHGLAVAGSFLVSFRHGVLATFAILLHEIPHEVGDFAILLKSGFSRWDAARAQLLTAGAGLLGALVAIGGSGVTSAMEARTSWIMPFTAGGFLHISLVTVLPDLLKEEERVESVKQLLALIFGIALMAVMTMLFEH